The Cellulomonas sp. P24 genome contains a region encoding:
- a CDS encoding ATP-dependent DNA helicase UvrD2 produces the protein MSADDLLDALDPDQREVALALAGPVCVLAGAGTGKTRAITHRIAYGVRTGVYRPSAVLAVTFTARAAGEMRTRLRELGVGGVQARTFHAAALRQLGFFWPKVIGGAPPRILEHKATAIAEAASRLGLDVDRLAVRDLASEVEWSKVSLVTADDYVRATAAIDRPAPSGYDHQAVARLITAYEDVKTERGVIDFEDVLLMLGDMLHSRRDVAEEVRAQYRHFVVDEYQDVSPLQQFLLDQWLGGRQELCVVGDPSQTIYSFTGATPHHLLTFRSQHPTAQVIRLVRDYRSTPQVVSLANRLLARRDARGRGAAPLELVAQRPDGPPIGFTVYDDDDVEATGVAQRVARLVAAGTRPSEIAVLYRTNAQSEPFEQALAAAGIGYLVRGGERFFARREVRDAMVLLRGAGRSADAETPMVETVRDVLLSAGWSPEPPAARGAVRERWESMQALVGLADDLAARFQASYADFLTELDERASAQHAPTVEGVTLASLHAAKGLEWDAVFLAGLSEGLMPISLAETDAAVAEERRLLYVGITRAREHLELSFARSRTPGGRATRRRSRFLDGLWPEPAAASSRGRGRVARGGPLTGEFDAGLYDRLASWRSGVAVDAGLPAFTVLVDRTLEAIAELRPATLPELAAIKGMGPAKLAQYGATILAIVAGTAGTAGVPERSAAPSGSWVD, from the coding sequence ATGTCAGCCGACGACCTTCTCGACGCCCTCGACCCCGACCAGCGTGAGGTCGCCCTCGCCCTGGCGGGACCGGTGTGCGTGCTCGCGGGGGCCGGGACCGGGAAGACGCGGGCGATCACGCACCGGATCGCCTACGGGGTGCGGACGGGGGTCTATCGTCCGTCCGCGGTGCTGGCGGTCACGTTCACCGCGCGGGCCGCCGGTGAGATGCGGACCCGCCTGCGGGAGCTCGGCGTCGGAGGGGTGCAGGCGCGGACCTTCCACGCCGCGGCGCTGCGGCAGCTCGGCTTCTTCTGGCCGAAGGTCATCGGTGGCGCCCCGCCCCGGATCCTCGAGCACAAGGCCACCGCGATCGCGGAGGCCGCGAGTCGGCTCGGGCTGGACGTGGACCGGTTGGCGGTGCGGGACCTCGCGTCGGAGGTCGAGTGGTCGAAGGTCAGCCTCGTCACGGCGGACGACTACGTCCGGGCGACCGCGGCGATCGACCGGCCGGCGCCCTCCGGTTACGACCACCAGGCGGTCGCGCGGCTGATCACGGCCTACGAGGACGTCAAGACCGAACGTGGCGTGATCGACTTCGAGGACGTCCTGCTCATGCTCGGGGACATGCTCCACTCACGTCGCGACGTCGCCGAGGAGGTGCGCGCGCAGTACCGGCACTTCGTGGTGGACGAGTACCAGGACGTCTCCCCGCTGCAGCAGTTCCTGCTCGACCAGTGGCTCGGGGGTCGCCAGGAGCTGTGCGTGGTGGGAGACCCGAGCCAGACGATCTACTCGTTCACGGGTGCGACCCCGCACCACCTCCTGACCTTCCGGTCGCAGCACCCCACCGCGCAGGTGATCCGGCTGGTCCGGGACTACCGCTCGACGCCGCAGGTCGTGTCGCTCGCCAACCGGCTGCTGGCGCGACGCGACGCGCGAGGCAGGGGAGCGGCTCCCCTCGAGCTGGTCGCGCAGCGGCCCGACGGTCCTCCGATCGGTTTCACCGTCTACGACGACGACGACGTCGAGGCCACCGGGGTGGCGCAACGGGTCGCGCGGCTCGTGGCTGCGGGCACGCGTCCGAGCGAGATCGCGGTGCTGTACCGCACGAACGCACAGTCCGAACCCTTCGAGCAGGCGCTCGCAGCGGCCGGCATCGGCTACCTCGTACGCGGTGGCGAGCGGTTCTTCGCCCGCCGCGAGGTCCGGGACGCGATGGTGCTCCTGCGTGGCGCCGGCCGGTCCGCCGATGCGGAGACGCCGATGGTCGAGACGGTCCGCGACGTCCTGCTCTCCGCCGGGTGGTCGCCCGAGCCGCCGGCGGCCCGTGGTGCGGTCCGTGAGCGGTGGGAGTCGATGCAGGCGCTGGTGGGTCTTGCCGACGATCTCGCGGCCCGGTTCCAGGCGTCGTACGCGGACTTCCTCACCGAGCTCGACGAGCGCGCGTCGGCGCAGCACGCCCCGACCGTCGAGGGCGTCACGCTCGCGTCGTTGCACGCCGCCAAGGGACTTGAGTGGGATGCGGTGTTCCTCGCCGGCCTGAGCGAGGGGCTGATGCCGATCTCGCTCGCGGAGACCGACGCGGCTGTCGCCGAGGAACGGCGGTTGCTGTACGTGGGCATCACGCGTGCGCGCGAGCACCTGGAGCTCTCGTTCGCGCGGTCGCGCACCCCGGGTGGCCGGGCGACCCGGCGTCGCAGCCGGTTCCTCGACGGGCTGTGGCCCGAGCCCGCGGCGGCGTCCTCGCGCGGTCGCGGTCGGGTGGCGCGGGGCGGTCCGTTGACCGGTGAGTTCGACGCCGGGCTGTACGACCGACTGGCGAGCTGGCGGTCCGGTGTCGCCGTCGATGCGGGGCTCCCGGCATTCACCGTCCTGGTCGACCGCACCCTCGAGGCCATCGCCGAGCTCCGCCCGGCGACGTTGCCCGAGCTCGCCGCGATCAAGGGGATGGGACCGGCCAAGCTCGCGCAGTACGGGGCGACGATCCTCGCGATCGTCGCCGGGACTGCCGGGACCGCCGGGGTACCGGAGCGCTCCGCGGCACCTTCCGGAAGTTGGGTCGATTAA
- a CDS encoding mycoredoxin — MTTQTLPEDGTITMYSTAWCGYCRRLKSQLDTAGIGYVEVNIEEVPGAAAFVEQVNGGNQTVPTILFPDGSAATNPSLAEVRARLS, encoded by the coding sequence ATGACGACGCAGACCCTCCCCGAAGACGGCACCATCACGATGTACTCGACCGCATGGTGCGGTTACTGCCGACGCCTGAAGTCGCAGCTCGACACCGCCGGGATCGGCTACGTCGAGGTCAACATCGAGGAGGTCCCCGGCGCCGCGGCGTTCGTCGAGCAGGTCAACGGCGGCAACCAGACCGTGCCGACCATCCTCTTCCCGGACGGCAGCGCAGCCACCAACCCGTCCCTCGCCGAGGTCCGCGCCCGGCTCTCCTGA
- a CDS encoding cation:proton antiporter family protein — MTVAALYLAAAFAGGLVAVLLRLPPLVGFLVAGFALGAAGAPDLPYLSTISNLGVVLLLFAIGLKLDARFLLRREVWLTTTVHLVLSVALGVGFLGLLSVLGATLVADESVGALALIGFALSFSSTVFVVKMLEERSDARSLYGRIAVGVLVVQDIAAVAFMSVAGGSAPSPWAFALVLLIPGTWVLHRIWNLVGHGELQALFGVMVGVGLGYALFEAVGISGDVGALVVGILLARHPHAGDLSRSLMTFKDLMLVGFFLEIGLHGGPTASELVIAVLLLILLPLQVAAYAVLLWMMRMRRRTAFLAGLALANYSEFGIIVVVVGASNGLLREEWVVVIALAVALSFVLAAIVNRRGVELATRLVPLLPHHGNAVLHPDDRLVDIGEADAVVLGLGRIGAATYTRLRDDYGLRVVGVEHDEVRIAELHDLGFDLFRADATDLEFWNRVERAGSVRVAVLAMPFHKANLIALARLKTAGFTGRVAAVARYDDDVAELRRHGAHAVFHLYGSAGAALADHAAEFLVDELPSPGPDPAPR; from the coding sequence ATGACGGTAGCAGCGCTGTACCTGGCGGCCGCGTTCGCGGGCGGGCTCGTCGCGGTGCTGCTGCGCCTGCCGCCGCTGGTCGGGTTCCTCGTCGCCGGGTTCGCCCTCGGAGCGGCCGGCGCACCCGACCTGCCCTACCTGTCCACGATCTCCAACCTCGGCGTCGTGCTCCTGCTGTTCGCGATCGGGCTCAAGCTCGACGCGCGCTTCCTGCTGCGCCGTGAGGTCTGGCTGACGACCACCGTGCACCTCGTGCTCAGCGTCGCTCTTGGGGTGGGATTCCTCGGCCTCCTGTCGGTGCTCGGCGCCACCCTCGTCGCGGACGAGTCCGTCGGCGCGCTGGCGCTGATCGGCTTCGCGCTGTCGTTCTCGTCGACCGTCTTCGTCGTCAAGATGCTCGAGGAGCGCTCGGACGCGCGGAGCCTGTACGGACGGATCGCCGTCGGGGTGCTCGTCGTGCAGGACATCGCGGCCGTGGCCTTCATGAGCGTCGCCGGTGGCTCCGCACCGAGCCCGTGGGCGTTCGCGCTGGTGCTGCTGATCCCGGGCACCTGGGTGCTGCACCGGATCTGGAACCTGGTCGGGCACGGCGAGCTGCAGGCCCTGTTCGGCGTGATGGTCGGCGTGGGCCTGGGCTACGCGCTGTTCGAGGCCGTGGGCATCTCCGGCGACGTCGGCGCGCTGGTCGTCGGCATCCTGCTGGCCCGCCACCCGCACGCCGGCGACCTGTCCCGATCCCTGATGACCTTCAAGGACCTCATGCTCGTGGGGTTCTTCCTCGAGATCGGCCTGCACGGCGGCCCCACCGCGTCCGAGCTGGTGATCGCCGTGCTGCTGCTGATCCTGCTCCCGCTGCAGGTCGCCGCCTATGCGGTGCTGCTGTGGATGATGCGGATGCGGCGCCGCACGGCGTTCCTGGCCGGGCTCGCGCTCGCCAACTACTCCGAGTTCGGCATCATCGTCGTGGTCGTGGGCGCGAGCAACGGCCTGCTCCGTGAGGAGTGGGTCGTGGTGATCGCGCTCGCCGTGGCGCTCAGCTTCGTGCTGGCCGCGATCGTCAACCGGCGCGGGGTCGAGCTCGCGACCAGGCTCGTGCCGCTGCTCCCGCACCACGGCAACGCCGTCCTGCACCCGGACGACCGGCTCGTCGACATCGGGGAGGCCGACGCGGTGGTGCTCGGGCTGGGCCGGATCGGCGCGGCCACGTACACGCGGCTCCGTGACGACTACGGCCTCCGGGTCGTCGGGGTCGAGCACGACGAGGTGCGGATCGCCGAGCTGCACGACCTCGGCTTCGACCTGTTCCGCGCCGACGCGACCGACCTGGAGTTCTGGAACCGGGTCGAGCGCGCTGGGAGCGTCCGGGTCGCGGTCCTCGCGATGCCGTTCCACAAGGCGAACCTCATCGCCCTGGCCCGGCTGAAGACCGCAGGCTTCACCGGTCGCGTCGCCGCGGTGGCGCGCTACGACGACGACGTCGCCGAGCTGCGGCGGCACGGCGCCCACGCCGTCTTCCACCTCTACGGCTCCGCCGGTGCGGCGCTCGCGGACCACGCCGCCGAGTTCCTGGTGGACGAGCTGCCGTCACCCGGACCAGATCCCGCGCCACGCTAG
- the nudC gene encoding NAD(+) diphosphatase — translation MEWSDLPLSRSAIDRAGVRRTEPGLLDRLVDDPQARVVLVRRGLVATVPGPVADQVMLAVLPPAKVVPVVGPAAEWLLLGVADDGTAYLGLHVPEPEAHADLEGIPDEEPFAVVAPHLRWSPLREIGTDLSPQDVGLATTAVALAAWHASHPRCPRCGSATVVEESGWVRRCTQDGSLHYPRTDPAVIMAVTDVDDRLLLGHAATWSPGRFSTLAGYVEPGEPLEQAVRREVREEVGVLVGDVEYVSSQPWPFPASLMLGFRGRALTTEVTVDGVEVTQARWFTRRELDDAVRAAEVVLPSRTSIARALIEDWFGGPLTGPVEGPGWSEGR, via the coding sequence ATGGAGTGGTCAGATCTCCCGCTGTCCCGGTCCGCGATCGACCGCGCCGGGGTGCGCCGCACCGAGCCAGGTCTCCTGGACCGTCTCGTCGACGACCCCCAGGCCCGGGTGGTGCTGGTCCGGCGTGGTCTCGTCGCCACCGTTCCCGGCCCCGTCGCCGATCAGGTGATGCTCGCCGTGCTGCCTCCGGCGAAGGTCGTCCCTGTCGTCGGACCTGCCGCCGAGTGGCTCCTCCTCGGGGTGGCGGACGACGGCACGGCCTACCTCGGGCTGCACGTGCCGGAGCCAGAGGCGCACGCCGACCTCGAGGGCATCCCGGACGAGGAACCGTTCGCCGTCGTGGCACCGCACCTGAGGTGGTCGCCGTTGCGTGAGATCGGGACGGATCTCTCGCCGCAGGACGTCGGGCTCGCGACCACAGCCGTCGCTCTCGCCGCCTGGCACGCCAGCCATCCGCGGTGTCCCCGGTGCGGGTCGGCGACCGTGGTGGAGGAGTCCGGCTGGGTCCGCCGCTGCACCCAGGACGGCAGCCTGCACTACCCGCGGACCGACCCGGCGGTGATCATGGCGGTGACCGACGTGGACGACCGGCTGCTCCTCGGCCATGCGGCGACGTGGTCGCCGGGCCGGTTCTCCACGCTGGCGGGCTACGTCGAGCCGGGGGAGCCGCTCGAGCAGGCGGTCCGACGGGAGGTGCGCGAGGAGGTCGGTGTCCTGGTCGGCGACGTCGAGTACGTGTCCAGCCAGCCGTGGCCGTTCCCGGCGTCGTTGATGCTCGGCTTCCGAGGGCGGGCGCTCACGACCGAGGTGACGGTCGACGGGGTCGAGGTCACGCAAGCGAGGTGGTTCACGCGGCGCGAGCTCGACGACGCCGTGCGGGCGGCGGAGGTGGTGCTGCCGTCGCGCACGTCGATCGCCCGTGCGCTGATCGAGGACTGGTTCGGCGGGCCGCTCACGGGACCTGTCGAAGGACCGGGCTGGTCCGAGGGTCGCTAG
- a CDS encoding phosphotransferase → MPRSPLALAALATVAIPGLDAFDVRRPRDSGGEVDTAVVIDATRQRWVVRAPIGPAAGAALEAEVGLLELLVEQVDADRLPFAVPRIAGFAHLPEGGRAVVHAELPGRPLRLETLQPGPGLAASLGRALAALHELPTSVVENAGLPAYDAEAYRQRRMAEVDEAARTGKVPVRLLRRWEAALENVAVWRFQPTVVHGDLTVENVLVAEGDVSAILGWGETKVADPADDLAWLMVAAPHDAAESVMEAYQLRRTELLDPHLSERAYLAGELALARWLLYGVRSNDAEIVADAVQMLEDLDASTAPEDLLEDDGLDLVPASAPAQEDGGDVARFSFRDTF, encoded by the coding sequence GTGCCACGCTCACCCCTCGCTCTCGCCGCACTCGCGACCGTCGCCATCCCCGGTCTCGACGCGTTCGACGTGCGTCGGCCTCGCGACTCGGGGGGTGAGGTCGACACGGCCGTCGTGATCGACGCGACGCGCCAACGCTGGGTGGTCCGTGCGCCGATCGGCCCGGCGGCCGGTGCCGCGCTCGAGGCCGAGGTCGGACTCCTCGAGCTGCTCGTCGAGCAGGTCGACGCGGACCGGTTGCCGTTCGCCGTGCCGCGGATCGCCGGCTTCGCCCACCTGCCCGAGGGCGGACGCGCCGTCGTCCACGCGGAGCTGCCCGGGCGACCGCTGCGGCTCGAGACGCTCCAGCCGGGGCCCGGGCTCGCCGCATCGCTCGGCCGGGCCCTCGCGGCGCTGCACGAGCTCCCGACGTCGGTCGTCGAGAACGCCGGCCTGCCCGCGTACGACGCCGAGGCCTACCGGCAGCGACGGATGGCCGAGGTCGACGAGGCGGCACGCACCGGCAAGGTCCCCGTGCGCCTGCTTCGCCGCTGGGAGGCGGCACTGGAGAACGTGGCGGTCTGGCGCTTCCAGCCGACCGTCGTCCACGGGGACCTCACGGTCGAGAACGTCCTGGTCGCGGAGGGCGACGTCAGCGCGATCCTCGGCTGGGGCGAGACCAAGGTCGCGGACCCCGCCGACGACCTCGCCTGGCTCATGGTCGCCGCGCCGCACGACGCTGCGGAGTCGGTCATGGAGGCCTACCAGCTCCGGCGCACCGAGCTCCTCGACCCGCACCTGTCCGAACGCGCGTACCTCGCGGGTGAGCTCGCCCTGGCGCGGTGGCTCCTGTACGGCGTGCGGTCGAACGACGCGGAGATCGTCGCGGATGCCGTGCAGATGCTCGAGGACCTCGATGCCTCGACGGCCCCGGAGGACCTGCTCGAGGATGACGGCCTCGACCTGGTGCCGGCGAGTGCACCGGCGCAGGAGGACGGCGGGGACGTCGCCCGCTTCTCGTTCCGCGACACGTTCTGA
- a CDS encoding ATP-dependent DNA helicase, with the protein MTRFSAIEISRLLRQPHQPTEEQQAIIEAPLEPVLVVAGAGSGKTETMAARVVYLVANGLVEPDQVLGLTFTRKAAGELRERVTVRLRHLDRALPGSVTAQGALDLVRPTISTYNSYAASLVGDHVLRIGIEPGARVLGEAAQWQLASDVVEHWGEDLATDAAVSTVVAAVRSLDGALNEHVLTPDEARRRIRDLIDTIVATPAGDRPRAPYAKVLALVASLEERLRVLDVVDAYRRRKRADEALDFGDQVALAEQLARDVPAVREGERARFRAVLLDEYQDTSVVQARLLHQLFGDGHPVMAVGDPQQSIYGWRGASAGGLERFRDQFSRTTPDGARERAQRLSLSVSWRNDQAVLDVANAVSAELRTAGRDVSDPPLRARPGAGPGEVRAHYAENEAAESAAIAEFVAGRWRPTSRRGGRVAPPVTAAVLCRKRAQFPAIREALRNRGIPVEVVGLGGLLTSPEVTDLVAALQAAHDPSRGDALMRLLTGPRLRLGAADLHALADWSSELVGARPTQVELEGDVVDDRSIVDALEELPRAGWTSRHGRVFSTAAQDRLADLATALRLLREHTYLSLPELVAEAERLLRLDIEVSARPGLGAGRGRSNLDAFRGVAADFAGDSPLPTLGAFLAWLEAAEREERGLDRPVADPDPDAVQLITVHGAKGLEWDVVAVAGLSDGVFPAIRVLGPNGPRDSGWLTGLGTLPYPLRGDAGDLPAFAYQGAGSPKELDLRREQFVVDSGAHQLREERRLAYVAVTRARRHLLLTGSYWREATTAHPPAVFLSELVEAGLLTVDGSLEGPTEARPEPPSGADLPVWPRPDAPDGRRAALERAADAVRRHLVDPSEPKDTTGTTGTPGTPATTGTSGVTVTPVTPVATGTNQRTRDVELLLAERHRQTAPDPGVELPAHLSASAVVRLSADPEAFAGALRRPVPLEPSPQARRGTRFHAWVESHYAAPALVDLEDLPGPDDDADRTTPDEHVLRESFLRSPWADRVPVAVEVDIETPVAGYVLRSRIDAVFPDPDRSGSASGTDRTTRPVVVVDWKTGRPPTDADSARSRELQLAVYRLAWSRWTGTPLDDVRAAFFYVTTGETVYPERLLGEQEIEAFLTDVTAPGLPVPR; encoded by the coding sequence ATGACCCGGTTCAGTGCCATCGAGATCTCGCGGCTGCTGCGGCAGCCGCACCAGCCCACCGAGGAGCAGCAGGCGATCATCGAGGCGCCGCTCGAGCCGGTGCTCGTGGTCGCCGGTGCCGGGTCCGGGAAGACCGAGACCATGGCTGCGCGGGTCGTCTACCTGGTTGCCAACGGGCTGGTCGAGCCGGACCAGGTCCTTGGGCTGACGTTCACGCGCAAGGCCGCGGGGGAGCTGCGCGAGCGGGTGACGGTGCGGCTGCGGCACCTCGACCGCGCTCTCCCCGGCTCGGTCACGGCACAGGGTGCGCTCGACCTCGTCCGCCCGACGATCTCGACCTACAACTCGTACGCCGCCTCCCTCGTGGGCGACCACGTGCTCCGGATCGGGATCGAACCCGGAGCCCGGGTGCTCGGTGAGGCGGCGCAGTGGCAGCTCGCGAGCGACGTCGTCGAGCACTGGGGCGAGGACCTCGCGACGGACGCCGCCGTCTCGACGGTCGTGGCCGCGGTCCGGTCCCTCGACGGTGCGCTCAACGAGCACGTCCTGACGCCCGACGAGGCACGCAGACGGATCCGCGACCTCATCGACACGATCGTCGCGACGCCCGCAGGCGACCGCCCCCGTGCGCCGTACGCCAAGGTGCTCGCTCTCGTGGCGTCCCTCGAGGAGCGGCTGCGGGTGCTGGACGTCGTGGACGCCTATCGCCGCCGCAAGCGCGCGGACGAGGCCCTCGACTTCGGGGACCAGGTGGCGTTGGCCGAACAGCTCGCCCGCGACGTCCCGGCGGTTCGCGAGGGCGAACGCGCGCGGTTCCGAGCGGTGCTGCTCGACGAGTACCAGGACACCTCGGTGGTGCAGGCTCGGCTCCTGCACCAGCTGTTCGGCGACGGGCACCCCGTCATGGCCGTCGGGGACCCGCAGCAGTCCATCTACGGATGGCGCGGGGCGAGCGCCGGTGGGCTCGAGCGGTTCCGGGACCAGTTCTCCCGCACCACCCCGGACGGGGCACGTGAGCGTGCGCAGCGGCTGAGCCTGAGCGTCTCGTGGCGCAACGACCAGGCCGTCCTCGACGTCGCGAACGCGGTGTCCGCCGAGCTCCGTACCGCCGGACGTGACGTGAGCGACCCGCCGCTGCGCGCCCGCCCCGGCGCGGGGCCGGGCGAGGTCCGCGCGCACTACGCCGAGAACGAGGCCGCCGAGTCCGCCGCGATCGCCGAGTTCGTCGCCGGACGCTGGCGACCGACGTCACGTCGCGGCGGCCGGGTCGCGCCACCGGTCACCGCGGCGGTGCTGTGCCGCAAGCGGGCCCAGTTCCCCGCGATCCGCGAGGCGCTGCGCAACCGGGGCATCCCGGTCGAGGTCGTCGGGCTCGGCGGGCTGCTGACCTCACCCGAGGTGACCGACCTGGTCGCGGCGCTGCAGGCGGCCCACGACCCGTCACGTGGGGACGCCCTGATGCGGCTGCTGACGGGTCCCCGACTGAGGCTCGGGGCCGCCGACCTGCACGCCCTCGCCGACTGGTCGTCCGAGCTCGTCGGCGCGCGACCGACCCAGGTCGAGCTCGAGGGCGATGTGGTCGACGACCGCAGCATCGTCGACGCCCTCGAGGAGCTCCCACGAGCCGGATGGACGAGCCGCCATGGACGGGTGTTCAGCACGGCCGCCCAGGACCGTCTCGCCGACCTCGCCACGGCCCTGCGGCTGCTGCGCGAGCACACCTACCTCTCGTTGCCCGAGCTCGTGGCCGAGGCCGAACGCCTCCTGCGCCTCGACATCGAGGTGAGTGCACGGCCGGGGCTCGGTGCCGGGCGAGGACGCTCGAACCTGGACGCGTTCCGCGGGGTCGCGGCGGACTTCGCCGGCGACTCGCCGCTGCCGACGCTCGGGGCCTTCCTCGCCTGGCTCGAGGCCGCCGAGCGCGAGGAGCGAGGTCTGGACCGCCCCGTCGCCGACCCCGACCCGGACGCGGTGCAGCTCATCACCGTGCACGGGGCCAAGGGGCTCGAATGGGACGTGGTCGCCGTCGCCGGCCTGAGCGACGGCGTCTTCCCCGCGATCCGTGTCCTCGGACCGAACGGTCCGCGTGACTCCGGGTGGTTGACCGGGCTCGGCACGCTGCCCTACCCGTTGCGCGGCGACGCCGGTGACCTGCCGGCCTTCGCCTACCAGGGGGCCGGCAGCCCCAAGGAGCTCGATCTCCGCCGTGAGCAGTTCGTCGTCGACTCGGGCGCGCACCAGTTGCGGGAGGAGCGGCGGCTCGCGTACGTCGCGGTGACCCGCGCGCGGCGCCACCTGCTCCTGACGGGGTCGTACTGGCGGGAGGCGACGACGGCACACCCGCCTGCGGTGTTCCTGTCCGAGCTCGTCGAGGCCGGCCTCCTCACCGTCGACGGCAGCCTGGAGGGTCCCACCGAGGCGCGACCCGAGCCGCCGAGCGGTGCCGACCTGCCTGTCTGGCCACGGCCGGACGCTCCCGACGGCCGCCGCGCGGCACTCGAACGGGCGGCGGACGCCGTGCGCCGCCACCTCGTGGACCCGTCGGAACCCAAGGACACGACGGGCACGACCGGCACGCCCGGGACACCAGCCACGACCGGCACGAGCGGTGTGACAGTCACGCCGGTCACGCCAGTCGCGACCGGCACGAACCAACGCACCCGCGACGTCGAGCTGCTGCTCGCCGAGCGGCACCGGCAGACGGCGCCCGACCCGGGCGTCGAGCTGCCGGCGCACCTCTCGGCGTCCGCTGTCGTCCGGCTGTCCGCCGACCCGGAAGCGTTCGCCGGGGCGCTGCGTCGGCCCGTCCCGCTCGAACCGTCGCCCCAGGCGCGCCGCGGCACGCGATTCCACGCGTGGGTCGAGTCCCACTACGCCGCACCCGCCCTGGTCGACCTCGAGGACCTCCCCGGACCCGACGACGACGCCGACCGGACGACCCCGGACGAGCACGTGCTGCGGGAGAGCTTCCTGCGGAGCCCATGGGCCGACCGGGTGCCGGTCGCCGTGGAGGTCGACATCGAGACCCCCGTGGCGGGCTACGTGCTGCGCTCGCGGATCGACGCGGTCTTCCCCGACCCCGACAGGTCCGGGTCGGCGTCAGGGACCGACCGGACGACCCGCCCGGTCGTCGTCGTCGACTGGAAGACGGGTCGCCCGCCCACGGACGCCGACTCCGCGCGCTCGCGCGAGCTCCAGCTCGCGGTGTACCGACTGGCGTGGTCGCGCTGGACGGGGACGCCCCTCGACGACGTGCGGGCCGCCTTCTTCTACGTCACCACCGGCGAGACCGTCTACCCGGAACGGCTGCTCGGTGAGCAGGAGATCGAGGCGTTCCTCACCGACGTGACGGCGCCCGGGCTACCGGTACCGCGGTAG